A part of Tigriopus californicus strain San Diego chromosome 10, Tcal_SD_v2.1, whole genome shotgun sequence genomic DNA contains:
- the LOC131888557 gene encoding uncharacterized protein LOC131888557, translating to MTKLWSLVLLLCIWNSQSRLCSSCVLRRGVADSGLLDHGNGQGNAHQAAHRFRRDLTTNCEPDSPIPPNRVDTSQRLQSLREIMVQKNLQAYYVPLDEEGRRSWISGFSGSNGDAIITLDQAACWTDGRYFLQAADQLDCNWQLMRMGQDGVPTYATWILGDANLSEGSRVGANPELLGAKTWLELSASLSSRSIELVSVPQDLIDQIWTPENGRPPFKARDIVVHPMEFAGKPFEEKIDDLRNKLVEKGANAMVVSELDEIAWLLNLRGEGSSTVEGLFHSPLFQSIALVTPEDIRLWIHSEKITPDLLSHLQGPDCDTQKATTCVGLEDITNWQSSLAQWASEQTDLKVLVTKPSMYLSGASYAVYHTLPTDSVQFEASPILDAKAMKNSAEAQGMVNAHIRDAFAVCEFAAFLEDQILNQPQEIWDEIRAADKLSQLRAQQNLSKGDSFTTISASGSNAAVIHYSPVEETNALINDSAIYLLDSGGQYLDGTTDITRTFFYGSDVPSEIKEMYTRVLMGAIDLARVTVPYRTQDSSVDVLTRQHLFHMGLDFRHGTGHGIGAYLSVHEGPTRIGMGWSDDNGRLQDAMFFSDEPGYYKDGEYGIRLESIVRVVKRDDFDSVYGQFIGLETITLVPFEPKLIDFALMTPDQIQWLNSYNDKIRQTILPRFEATGNQLVVDWINLRTQRVSPTVSHWIQDWKNEL from the exons ATGACAAAGCTTTGGTCTCTCGTCCTTTTGTTGTGCATCTGGAACTCCCAATCTCGGTTATGTTCCAGTTGTGTCCTTCGACGAGGAGTTGCTGACTCAGGCCTCCTTGACCATGGAAATGGTCAAGGAAATGCCCACCAAGCTGCCCATCGATTTAG GCGAGACTTGACCACCAATTGTGAACCTGATTCTCCGATTCCACCCAATCGTGTGGACACGAGCCAAAGACTTCAGTCCTTGCGAGAGATCATGGTCCAAAAGAACCTTCAGGCCTACTATGTTCCATTAGATGAGGAAGGACGTCGGAGCTGGATCTCAGGCTTCAGTGGCAGTAATGGAGACGCCATCATCACTTTGGATCAG GCGGCTTGTTGGACGGATGGCAGATATTTCTTGCAAGCGGCTGATCAGCTGGATTGTAATTGGCAACTCATGAGAATGGGCCAAGATGGCGTGCCAACCTACGCCACGTGGATCTTGGGCGATGCCAATCTGAGTGAAGGCTCGAGAGTCGGTGCCAATCCCGAGCTTCTCGGAGCGAAAACCTGGTTGGAGCTGAGTGCCTCCCTGTCGTCCAGAAGCATTGAGCTTGTCAGTGTTCCACAGGatttgattgatcaaatcTGGACCCCTGAGAACGGACGACCCCCATTCAAG GCCAGAGACATCGTTGTGCATCCGATGGAGTTTGCCGGAAAGCCCTTTGAGGAGAAAATCGACGATTTGAGAAACAAATTGGTGGAAAAAGGTGCCAATGCCATGGTGGTTAGCGAATTGGACGAGATTGCCTGGTTGTTGAATTTAAGAGGCGAGGGCTCTTCCACAGTTGAG GGTCTTTTCCACTCGCCCCTGTTCCAATCGATCGCTTTAGTCACTCCTGAAGACATTCGTTTATGGATTCATTCTGAGAAAATCACTCCCGACCTGCTGTCCCACCTACAAGGGCCTGATTGTGACACCCAAAAGGCGACCACGTGTGTGGGTCTGGAAGATATCACGAATTGGCAATCTAGTCTGGCCCAATGGGCCTCGGAACAGACAGATTTGAAGGTTCTGGTGACAAAGCCCTCAATGTATTTGTCAGGCGCGAGTTATGCTGTTTATCATACGCTGCCCACGGACTCTGTCCAATTTGAAGCCTCGCCTATTCTGGATGCCAAGGCCATGAAAAATTCC GCCGAGGCTCAAGGCATGGTCAATGCCCATATTCGAGATGCTTTTGCTGTTTGCGAATTCGCGGCCTTTCTCGAGGATCAAATACTTAACCAGCCCCAAGAGATTTGGGACGAAATCCGAGCCGCGGACAAACTCAGTCAACTTCGAGCCCAGCAAAACTTGAGTAAGGGCGACAGTTTCACCACCATTTCCGCCTCTGGAAGCAATGCGGCCGTGATCCATTACTCACCTGTAGAGGAAACCAATGCGCTCATTAACGATTCGGCTATCTACTTGC TGGACTCGGGTGGACAGTATTTAGATGGGACCACGGACATCACCCGAACCTTCTTCTATGGCTCTGACGTTCCTTCAGAAATCAAGGAAATGTATACCCGAGTTCTCATGGGCGCCATTGATCTGGCTAGGGTGACCGTTCCCTATCgaacccaagattccagtgTAGATGTGCTGACTCGACAACATCTTTTCCACATGGGCCTTGACTTCAG ACACGGAACCGGCCATGGCATTGGGGCCTATTTGAGTGTTCACGAGGGACCCACCAGAATTGGAATGGGCTGGAGCGACGACAATGGTCGACTCCAAGACGCCATGTTCTTTTCCGATGAACCCGGTTATTACAAGGATGGAGAGTACGGCATTCGTTTAGAGTCCATTGTACGAGTAGTCAAGAGAGACGATTTTGACTCGGTCTATG GACAATTCATTGGCCTTGAGACCATCACTTTGGTCccatttgagcccaaattgATCGACTTTGCCCTCATGACTCCGGATCAGATCCAATGGCTCAACAGCTACAACGACAAGATCCGACAAACCATCCTTCCACGCTTTGAAGCCACAGGCAACCAATTGGTTGTGGATTGGATCAACCTGCGAACCCAAAGAGTGAGTCCAACCGTGTCCCATTGGATTCAAGACTGGAAGAACGAACTATGA